CATTTGAGTTCGAGCTTGAACCTGAACTTCTTGACGTTGTTTGTTGTGTTGCCGCAGCTGACTGTGCTGCTCTTGCTGCTGCTGCCGATTCAGCGGCCGCTTTTGCTGTTGCTTCTTCTTGGGCTTTACGTTCCGCTTCTAGACGTTCTGCTTCCTTACGTTTGCGCTCTTGTTCTGCTTCGTAGTCAGCAAGCTGTTGCTTTAACGTAGCTTCTTGTTCCTTTAAGATCGAATTTTCATCTTCAAGGTTTCCAAGGTCTGTGTGAAGCTCATCTTCTTGCTGTTCTAGCTGACCAAGGAGACGATCCTTCTCTTGACGTTGTTCTTCAAGCTGTGCACTCAGTTCTTCAAGTTCCATTAATTGCTCTTCAAGATTTTGAAGTTGCTCTTCGACTTCTTCTTTCGCCGCTTCAAGTGCATATTGATCTTCAATATGCGCATCTAAAATGTTACGGTCTTGTTGAGCGATCACTGTCAAAGCACTAACTCGGTCAAGGAAATCTCCGAAATCTCTTGCCCCAAGAACGACCTCTAGGTAATTAATCGATCCACCTGATTGATACATCGAACGCGCACGTTCCTTTAATAATTCATCACGCTCGGCGATTCTTTCTTCTAATACAACAATTTCAACTTGTAAATCTTCAATTTGTTCACGTGTTTGTTCAATCTCCGCACGCTTTTCACGAAGCTTTTGGTTTGTTTCAGACATTTGTTGATCAATCTCGCGCATTTCATCATTAACTGCTTGCATTTCACGCTCAATTTCAGCAAGCTCTGCCTCTGTTTTATTAGCTTTTTCGTTGTTTTGATTTTGCTCACGTTGTACATCAGAAATTTTATTTTTCAACTCGCTATTGGCAAAAGCGACATCTGTAGACGGGTATGGACCAAACAAACTAAATGTTAGTAAAGCGGCTGCTGCGACTAATCCGATTCTCCTTCTCATTCGATCTTGCTCCTCCTCTATATGTATCGTAGCAACATCTCTAGCTGCTACGATGGACATTTCATTTTTGTTTAAACTTTTAAGAACTTACGTACAGACATAACACTTCCCCACACTCCGATAAATGCACCAATTCCAATCAACAACGCGGCAATCTGCCAAACGTACGGGAATGGTGGAATAAGTGAGAAGAAAATCATCTCAAACTGTAGACCAAATGTAGAATAGACATACACATAGCCAAATCCTAAGATTAGAATAGGCGTTAATGACCCGATAATCCCCAGCAACATCCCTTCAACAAAGAAAGGCCAGCGGATAAAGCTGTTTGTTGCTCCGACTAGTTTCATAATTTGAATTTCTCGTTTTCTTGCAATGATCGTGATCTTAATCGTGTTAGCAATTAAAAACATTGCCGTGAACATCATACCTACTATTAAGACAATCCCAATCGTCCGAGCAAGATCCGTAAAAGCGAACAGTCGCTCAACAAAATCTTTTCCATAATTAATCGCCTCAACATTAGGCATTTCTTCAATCGTCATAGCGACCGTTTCCGTTAATTGCGGACTCGATGCTCGTACAACGAACGCATCATTTAGAGGGTTCTCTTCACGAATCGATTCAAATGCTCCACCTACATCATCGAGGCTTTCAATCAATTGATCGAGCCCGTCTTCTTTACTCAAGAAGGTCACACTTTCAACATGAGGGGTCGTTTCAATCTGCTCTCGCAATTCCTCTTGCTGTTCTGGTGACGATGTTCGTTCAATATAGACGCGAACTTCTACATCATCTTCTACACTACTAGCAAAATGGTTCGCATTCAAGATTAATAGTAAAAACGCACCAACGACAAACAGCATGACTGTCACCGCACTGATTGACGCAAAAGTCATCCAGCCATTACGTCCAAGGTTCTTCGTTCCTTCTTTCACGTGTCGTCCAAGGGTTCTAAATTTCATAACCGTAGTCCCCCTTTACCTGATCACGGACCACTCGTCCACTTTCGATGGCAATGACTCGACGCTTGATCGTATTCACAATGTCTTTATTATGAGTGGCCATAATGACCGTCGTTCCACGGTGGTTAATGTCTTCTAAGATCGACATAATCTCCCACGCTGTATCTGGATCGAGATTTCCTGTTGGCTCATCGGCAATCAACACTTCTGGTTGGTTCACAATCGAACGCGCAATCGCGACACGTTGCTGTTCTCCACCTGAAAGTTCATCAGGTAATGCTCTCGCCTTGTTTTTCAAACGAACAATGTCTAGAACATTCATTACTTTGCGTTTAATGACCGCAGGATCTTCTTCGATCACTTCTAGCGCAAAGGCTACATTTTCATAGACTGTTAGACTTGTCAGAAGTTTAAAATCTTGGAACACCACACCTATACGACGACGTAACTTCGGAATATGCTTTTCTTTTATCGTCGAAAGGTTCGTATTATCTATAAGAATGTCGCCTTTTGTCGGGCGCTCTTCGCGGTACATCATTTTAATGAATGTTGATTTCCCCGCACCACTCGGTCCAACAACGTAAACGAACTCACCTTTTTCAATTTTAATGTTAATACCATTTATCGCTTGGATATTGTTAGGATACATCTTCCAAACATCTTTCATTTCGATCAAAAAATCACTTCCTTGCGTTCAGTATATCGTGGATTTTGTATGAATCTAATCTTTAGGAACGCTACTTACCCTTAGTTACTTCATACACAAACCCTTTTATGTATGCAATGTATTCTTTTGTAGAAAGCTCACCTTATTTAGATTTTTCTGTCGGCTCGCTTACCCATTATACCATCATTTGAAACTTATGCATGTTCATTTATATTACATTTTCATTTCAAGTCTTGTTCCAATTGTAAAAAAAATGGTATAACATAACATGTTTTCACAACAAAAAAGATCTACTCTCTATGATGAGAATAGATCTTAGGTGTTATTGAGCAGCTAACCATTCCGCTAAGTTTGATGCTTCATCATCCTCAACGTTTTGAGCTGGCATTGTTCCAACACCATTATGAATAATGTCTTCAATTTCTGAAGCAGATAGACCTGTTCCGATTAACGCCGGTCCGCCTCCTCCTTCAAGATTTCCACCGTGACATCCGATACAGCTAGCTTCATACGTTGCACGAGCTGAATCTGCATCATAGCTTGTTGCCTCATCCGCTGGCGCTTCGTCAGCTGGCGTCTCATCTACTGGAGCTTCTTCATCGCCGCCGCCACATGCTGTTAACATAGCAATTGCACCAATAGCTACTAGAAATTTTTTCATAGTTGTATTTCCTCCTTCATTATATGGTTGGTTTTGGGGTTTTCCCCAGTTATCAGTATAGCTGATTTATTATCTCTTATGCTCGTTTGAATCCTTCTCCAAGCACCTCAGTTGCATTCGTAACGACGACAAACGCTTTAGGATCAACGGCTCTAACGATTTGTTTCAATTTTGTGACTTCCTGTTGATTCACTACACACATCAACACAGGTCTTTCCGCATCCGTATAGCCACCGTATCCGCTTAGCTTTGTCACCCCGCGATCTACATCTTTAATAATGCTTTGGCGAACTTCCTCTTGATGACTAGAGATAATAAGGGCTACCTTTGCATAGCCTACCCCCATTTGCACGATATCAATCGTTTTTCCTGTAACAAATAATGCAATTAAGGCATAAAGTGCCAACTCCAACCCGAACACGAGAGCAGATGTTAAGACGATGAGACCATCAATGACGAACACGCAGAACCCAATTGATAGGCCTGTATATTTTTGCGCAATTTGAGCGGCTAGATCCGTTCCACCTGTACTGGCATTAGCGCGAAAGACTGTTCCAAGACCGAGCCCTACGCCGATCCCTCCGAATAAGGCACCAAGTAATGGATCTTCAATCCCTACGGACCAATCACGGGAGAGGAAAACGACCAAAGGTAAGAAGACCGTCCCGACTAATGTTTTGATTCCATATTTAAACCCACCTAATAGAAATATCCCTAAAATGAATAAAGGAATGTTGAACGCCCATAATGTGTAGGCAGGCTCAAAACCGACTGTGTAAGTGAGCAGTGTACTGATCCCACTTACACCACCCGAGGCAATTTTGTTTGGTAATAAGAATAAGTTAAAAGATAAGGCCACAATCGCTGACCCAAGAAGTATGTACGTGTAATCAATGATGCTTTGCGTTAAAGGTTTGCGTGGCTCACGCCGCCTTTTTGAATTCCCCATGCTTGTCACACTCTCTTTTCTTCTTAATATGTCCTAAATCCTTCGGTAGTATAGCACCCGCTTTATAAACTGTAAATGCGAGCTCACTAATGCGGTAAAGGAGTAGCGGGCGCAACTAAGAGAGGTAGCGTTTTATCATTAATACTCTTCCGACATCGTAGTAAAGTCCTCGACAAATTTCCCGGGCAACAATCGACAGAAACCAAAAAAAAGGCTGCTCCGTTGAACAGCCTCCCCGTTACTGAATTTAC
Above is a genomic segment from Bacillus sp. FJAT-45037 containing:
- a CDS encoding murein hydrolase activator EnvC family protein; translation: MRRRIGLVAAAALLTFSLFGPYPSTDVAFANSELKNKISDVQREQNQNNEKANKTEAELAEIEREMQAVNDEMREIDQQMSETNQKLREKRAEIEQTREQIEDLQVEIVVLEERIAERDELLKERARSMYQSGGSINYLEVVLGARDFGDFLDRVSALTVIAQQDRNILDAHIEDQYALEAAKEEVEEQLQNLEEQLMELEELSAQLEEQRQEKDRLLGQLEQQEDELHTDLGNLEDENSILKEQEATLKQQLADYEAEQERKRKEAERLEAERKAQEEATAKAAAESAAAARAAQSAAATQQTTSRSSGSSSNSNANSNASSNTQHSAPAATSSGFMRPATGSVTSTYGPRTSFGGRMHHGIDIGKNGRSGDVPIVAVGDGQVVRAYYSNSYGNTVLISHIVDGRQITTLYAHLENLEVRDGQTVSKGQRLGMMGNTGRSFGPHLHFEVHEGGWNGAKSNSVDPFKYIPR
- a CDS encoding YitT family protein; amino-acid sequence: MGNSKRRREPRKPLTQSIIDYTYILLGSAIVALSFNLFLLPNKIASGGVSGISTLLTYTVGFEPAYTLWAFNIPLFILGIFLLGGFKYGIKTLVGTVFLPLVVFLSRDWSVGIEDPLLGALFGGIGVGLGLGTVFRANASTGGTDLAAQIAQKYTGLSIGFCVFVIDGLIVLTSALVFGLELALYALIALFVTGKTIDIVQMGVGYAKVALIISSHQEEVRQSIIKDVDRGVTKLSGYGGYTDAERPVLMCVVNQQEVTKLKQIVRAVDPKAFVVVTNATEVLGEGFKRA
- the ftsE gene encoding cell division ATP-binding protein FtsE — protein: MIEMKDVWKMYPNNIQAINGINIKIEKGEFVYVVGPSGAGKSTFIKMMYREERPTKGDILIDNTNLSTIKEKHIPKLRRRIGVVFQDFKLLTSLTVYENVAFALEVIEEDPAVIKRKVMNVLDIVRLKNKARALPDELSGGEQQRVAIARSIVNQPEVLIADEPTGNLDPDTAWEIMSILEDINHRGTTVIMATHNKDIVNTIKRRVIAIESGRVVRDQVKGDYGYEI
- a CDS encoding c-type cytochrome, translated to MKKFLVAIGAIAMLTACGGGDEEAPVDETPADEAPADEATSYDADSARATYEASCIGCHGGNLEGGGGPALIGTGLSASEIEDIIHNGVGTMPAQNVEDDEASNLAEWLAAQ
- the ftsX gene encoding permease-like cell division protein FtsX produces the protein MKFRTLGRHVKEGTKNLGRNGWMTFASISAVTVMLFVVGAFLLLILNANHFASSVEDDVEVRVYIERTSSPEQQEELREQIETTPHVESVTFLSKEDGLDQLIESLDDVGGAFESIREENPLNDAFVVRASSPQLTETVAMTIEEMPNVEAINYGKDFVERLFAFTDLARTIGIVLIVGMMFTAMFLIANTIKITIIARKREIQIMKLVGATNSFIRWPFFVEGMLLGIIGSLTPILILGFGYVYVYSTFGLQFEMIFFSLIPPFPYVWQIAALLIGIGAFIGVWGSVMSVRKFLKV